One Mesorhizobium loti genomic window carries:
- a CDS encoding sugar ABC transporter permease yields the protein MTAASLDTTARSSAERGALARARLLRGLLPALSLALVLAAIAWLNPRAISYFGFSLMLNLAIPIALATIAQMFVIAGNELDLSIGTFVGFVGCVTATWLKDAPLIGVAILLGSIGIYALLGALIHLRNLPSIVVTLGMSFVWQGLAILVLPKPGGKAPDWLLAIMSFKPPLIPFPIIAALLIGLVVHFGLMRTSYGVILRGSGGNPAALKRAGWSLLKTKIVLFALAGLFGVLSGMALIGITTSADANIGNGYTLLSIAGVILGGGEFVGGRVSPIGAVIGALTLALAASPLLTFMHIPPDWQVAANGAILIIVLAARVLISRRER from the coding sequence CCGGCGCTGTCGCTGGCATTGGTGCTCGCCGCCATCGCCTGGCTCAACCCGCGCGCCATCAGCTATTTCGGCTTCAGCCTGATGCTGAACTTGGCGATCCCCATCGCGCTGGCGACGATCGCGCAGATGTTCGTCATTGCAGGCAATGAGCTCGACCTGTCGATCGGCACCTTCGTCGGTTTCGTTGGCTGCGTCACCGCGACCTGGCTGAAGGACGCGCCGCTCATCGGCGTCGCCATCCTGCTCGGATCGATCGGCATCTATGCGCTGCTTGGCGCGCTGATCCATCTGCGCAATCTGCCGTCGATCGTCGTCACGCTCGGCATGAGTTTCGTGTGGCAGGGGCTGGCGATCCTCGTCCTGCCCAAGCCCGGCGGCAAGGCGCCGGACTGGCTGCTGGCGATCATGTCCTTCAAGCCACCTCTCATTCCCTTCCCGATCATAGCGGCGCTGCTGATCGGGCTCGTCGTCCATTTCGGCCTGATGCGCACCTCCTATGGCGTGATCTTGCGCGGCTCCGGCGGCAATCCGGCCGCACTCAAGCGCGCCGGCTGGTCGCTGCTGAAGACCAAGATCGTGCTGTTCGCGCTGGCCGGGCTGTTCGGCGTGCTGTCGGGCATGGCGCTGATCGGCATCACCACCTCGGCCGATGCCAATATCGGCAATGGCTATACGCTGCTTTCGATCGCCGGCGTCATCCTCGGCGGCGGCGAATTCGTCGGCGGCCGAGTGTCGCCGATCGGCGCGGTGATCGGCGCGCTGACACTGGCGCTGGCCGCGTCGCCGCTGCTCACCTTCATGCACATTCCGCCCGACTGGCAGGTGGCCGCCAATGGCGCCATCCTCATCATCGTTCTGGCGGCGCGGGTGCTGATCAGCCGCAGGGAGAGGTGA